The Perca flavescens isolate YP-PL-M2 chromosome 23, PFLA_1.0, whole genome shotgun sequence genome has a window encoding:
- the nap1l1 gene encoding nucleosome assembly protein 1-like 1 isoform X3, protein MADIDNKDQAEIDPADMEDVEEVEEEETGEDENSKARQLTVQMMQNPQILAALQERLDGLNGSPSGYMESLPKIVKRRVNALKNLQVKCAHIEAKFYEEVHELERKYAALYQPLFDKRSDIVKAAYEPTDEECEWKADEEEELTVSKQDEMKEKAKLEEEKKDEEKEDPKGIPEFWLTVFKNVDLLSDMLQEHDEPILKHLQDIKVKFSDPGEPMSFTLEFHFEPNDFFTNTMLTKTYKMRSEPDESDPFSFDGPEIMCCTGCTIEWTKGKNVTLKTIKKKQKHKGRGTVRTVTKTVPNDSFFNFFTPPEVPENGELDEDSEAVLAADFEIGHFIRERIVPRAVLYFTGEAIEDDDDDYDEEGEEADDEEGEEEADEENDPEYDPKV, encoded by the exons ATGGCAGACATCGACAA CAAAGACCAGGCTGAGATTGACCCGGCAGATATGGAGGATGTGGAGGAAGTGGAAGAAGAGGAAACAGGAGAAGATGAAAACAGCAAAG CTCGTCAGCTGACCGTGCAGATGATGCAGAATCCACAGATCCTGGCTGCGCTGCAGGAGAGGCTGGATGGTCTGAACGGCTCGCCGTCAGGCTACATGGAGAG TTTACCCAAGATTGTAAAGAGACGTGTAAACGCCCTCAAGAACCTGCAGGTCAAATGTGCCCACATTGAGGCAAAGTTCTACGAAGAAGTACATGAACTGGAGAGAAAGTATGCAGCCCTCTACCAGCCCCTGTTCGACAAA AGAAGTGACATAGTGAAAGCAGCTTATGAGCCCACAGATGAGGAATGTGAATGGAAGgcagatgaggaggaagagctgACCGTAAGTAAGCAG GATGAGATGAAGGAGAAGGCCAAGttagaggaagagaagaaggacGAGGAGAAGGAAGACCCCAAAGGAATCCCGGAGTTCTGGTTAACGGTTTTCAAAAACGTGGACCTGCTCAGTGACATGCTGCAG GAACACGATGAACCCATCCTTAAACATTTACAAGATATCAAAGTAAAGTTTTCGGATCCAGGAGAGCCCATG AGCTTCACGTTAGAGTTCCACTTCGAGCCCAACGACTTCTTCACAAACACAATGTTGACGAAAACCTACAAGATGAGGTCAGAGCCCGACGAGAGCGACCCCTTCTCCTTCGACGGACCAGAGATCATGTGCTGCACAGG TTGCACGATTGAGTGGACAAAGGGCAAGAACGTCACGTTGAAAACAATCAAGAAGAAACAAAAGCACAAGGGCCGCGGCACAGTGAGGACTGTCACCAAAACGGTCCCCAACGACTCCTTCTTCAACTTCTTCACCCCACCAGAGG TTCCAGAAAATGGCGAGTTG GATGAGGACTCTGAGGCGGTCCTGGCTGCAGACTTTGAAATCGGCCACTTCATCCGTGAGCGTATCGTACCTCGGGCTGTGCTCTACTTCACAGGAGAGGCCATAGAGGACGACGACGACGAT tacgatgaagagggagaggaggcgGACGATGAG gaaggagaagaggaggctGATGAGGAGAACGACCCTGAATATGATCCCAAG GTTTAA
- the phlda1 gene encoding pleckstrin homology-like domain family A member 1, with the protein MKMLENGRKVFKEGLLEKRSDGLLQLWKKKHCVLTEDGVLLLPPKQHDQPQHGGGDTGKVKELHFANMKTVDCVERKGKYVYFTVVMLEGKEIDFRCPQDEGWNAEITLQMVQYKNRQAILAVKSTRQKQQLLVVQMPGQKTVRSSPNVA; encoded by the coding sequence ATGAAGATGCTGGAAAACGGGAGGAAGGTGTTCAAGGAGGGTCTGCTGGAAAAGCGAAGCGACGGGCTGCTGCAGCTCTGGAAGAAGAAGCACTGCGTCCTGACCGAGGACGgcgtgctgctgctgccgcccaAGCAGCACGACCAGCCGCAGCACGGCGGCGGGGACACGGGCAAAGTCAAGGAGCTGCACTTCGCCAACATGAAGACGGTGGACTGCGTGGAACGGAAGGGCAAGTACGTCTACTTCACGGTGGTCATGCTGGAAGGGAAGGAGATCGACTTCAGGTGCCCGCAGGACGAGGGCTGGAACGCGGAGATCACCCTGCAGATGGTCCAGTACAAGAACCGGCAGGCGATCCTGGCCGTCAAGTCCACCCGGCAGAAGCAGCAGCTGCTTGTCGTGCAGATGCCCGGTCAGAAGACGGTCCGCAGCTCGCCAAACGTTGCGTGA
- the nap1l1 gene encoding nucleosome assembly protein 1-like 1 isoform X1: protein MADIDNKDQAEIDPADMEDVEEVEEEETGEDENSKARQLTVQMMQNPQILAALQERLDGLNGSPSGYMESLPKIVKRRVNALKNLQVKCAHIEAKFYEEVHELERKYAALYQPLFDKRSDIVKAAYEPTDEECEWKADEEEELTVSKQDEMKEKAKLEEEKKDEEKEDPKGIPEFWLTVFKNVDLLSDMLQEHDEPILKHLQDIKVKFSDPGEPMSFTLEFHFEPNDFFTNTMLTKTYKMRSEPDESDPFSFDGPEIMCCTGCTIEWTKGKNVTLKTIKKKQKHKGRGTVRTVTKTVPNDSFFNFFTPPEVPENGELDEDSEAVLAADFEIGHFIRERIVPRAVLYFTGEAIEDDDDDYDEEGEEADDEEGEEEADEENDPEYDPKKDAAPPAECKQQ from the exons ATGGCAGACATCGACAA CAAAGACCAGGCTGAGATTGACCCGGCAGATATGGAGGATGTGGAGGAAGTGGAAGAAGAGGAAACAGGAGAAGATGAAAACAGCAAAG CTCGTCAGCTGACCGTGCAGATGATGCAGAATCCACAGATCCTGGCTGCGCTGCAGGAGAGGCTGGATGGTCTGAACGGCTCGCCGTCAGGCTACATGGAGAG TTTACCCAAGATTGTAAAGAGACGTGTAAACGCCCTCAAGAACCTGCAGGTCAAATGTGCCCACATTGAGGCAAAGTTCTACGAAGAAGTACATGAACTGGAGAGAAAGTATGCAGCCCTCTACCAGCCCCTGTTCGACAAA AGAAGTGACATAGTGAAAGCAGCTTATGAGCCCACAGATGAGGAATGTGAATGGAAGgcagatgaggaggaagagctgACCGTAAGTAAGCAG GATGAGATGAAGGAGAAGGCCAAGttagaggaagagaagaaggacGAGGAGAAGGAAGACCCCAAAGGAATCCCGGAGTTCTGGTTAACGGTTTTCAAAAACGTGGACCTGCTCAGTGACATGCTGCAG GAACACGATGAACCCATCCTTAAACATTTACAAGATATCAAAGTAAAGTTTTCGGATCCAGGAGAGCCCATG AGCTTCACGTTAGAGTTCCACTTCGAGCCCAACGACTTCTTCACAAACACAATGTTGACGAAAACCTACAAGATGAGGTCAGAGCCCGACGAGAGCGACCCCTTCTCCTTCGACGGACCAGAGATCATGTGCTGCACAGG TTGCACGATTGAGTGGACAAAGGGCAAGAACGTCACGTTGAAAACAATCAAGAAGAAACAAAAGCACAAGGGCCGCGGCACAGTGAGGACTGTCACCAAAACGGTCCCCAACGACTCCTTCTTCAACTTCTTCACCCCACCAGAGG TTCCAGAAAATGGCGAGTTG GATGAGGACTCTGAGGCGGTCCTGGCTGCAGACTTTGAAATCGGCCACTTCATCCGTGAGCGTATCGTACCTCGGGCTGTGCTCTACTTCACAGGAGAGGCCATAGAGGACGACGACGACGAT tacgatgaagagggagaggaggcgGACGATGAG gaaggagaagaggaggctGATGAGGAGAACGACCCTGAATATGATCCCAAG AAGGATGCAGCCCCCCCAGCTGAGTGCAAGCAGCAGTGA
- the nap1l1 gene encoding nucleosome assembly protein 1-like 1 isoform X2, with translation MADIDNKDQAEIDPADMEDVEEVEEEETGEDENSKARQLTVQMMQNPQILAALQERLDGLNGSPSGYMESLPKIVKRRVNALKNLQVKCAHIEAKFYEEVHELERKYAALYQPLFDKRSDIVKAAYEPTDEECEWKADEEEELTDEMKEKAKLEEEKKDEEKEDPKGIPEFWLTVFKNVDLLSDMLQEHDEPILKHLQDIKVKFSDPGEPMSFTLEFHFEPNDFFTNTMLTKTYKMRSEPDESDPFSFDGPEIMCCTGCTIEWTKGKNVTLKTIKKKQKHKGRGTVRTVTKTVPNDSFFNFFTPPEVPENGELDEDSEAVLAADFEIGHFIRERIVPRAVLYFTGEAIEDDDDDYDEEGEEADDEEGEEEADEENDPEYDPKKDAAPPAECKQQ, from the exons ATGGCAGACATCGACAA CAAAGACCAGGCTGAGATTGACCCGGCAGATATGGAGGATGTGGAGGAAGTGGAAGAAGAGGAAACAGGAGAAGATGAAAACAGCAAAG CTCGTCAGCTGACCGTGCAGATGATGCAGAATCCACAGATCCTGGCTGCGCTGCAGGAGAGGCTGGATGGTCTGAACGGCTCGCCGTCAGGCTACATGGAGAG TTTACCCAAGATTGTAAAGAGACGTGTAAACGCCCTCAAGAACCTGCAGGTCAAATGTGCCCACATTGAGGCAAAGTTCTACGAAGAAGTACATGAACTGGAGAGAAAGTATGCAGCCCTCTACCAGCCCCTGTTCGACAAA AGAAGTGACATAGTGAAAGCAGCTTATGAGCCCACAGATGAGGAATGTGAATGGAAGgcagatgaggaggaagagctgACC GATGAGATGAAGGAGAAGGCCAAGttagaggaagagaagaaggacGAGGAGAAGGAAGACCCCAAAGGAATCCCGGAGTTCTGGTTAACGGTTTTCAAAAACGTGGACCTGCTCAGTGACATGCTGCAG GAACACGATGAACCCATCCTTAAACATTTACAAGATATCAAAGTAAAGTTTTCGGATCCAGGAGAGCCCATG AGCTTCACGTTAGAGTTCCACTTCGAGCCCAACGACTTCTTCACAAACACAATGTTGACGAAAACCTACAAGATGAGGTCAGAGCCCGACGAGAGCGACCCCTTCTCCTTCGACGGACCAGAGATCATGTGCTGCACAGG TTGCACGATTGAGTGGACAAAGGGCAAGAACGTCACGTTGAAAACAATCAAGAAGAAACAAAAGCACAAGGGCCGCGGCACAGTGAGGACTGTCACCAAAACGGTCCCCAACGACTCCTTCTTCAACTTCTTCACCCCACCAGAGG TTCCAGAAAATGGCGAGTTG GATGAGGACTCTGAGGCGGTCCTGGCTGCAGACTTTGAAATCGGCCACTTCATCCGTGAGCGTATCGTACCTCGGGCTGTGCTCTACTTCACAGGAGAGGCCATAGAGGACGACGACGACGAT tacgatgaagagggagaggaggcgGACGATGAG gaaggagaagaggaggctGATGAGGAGAACGACCCTGAATATGATCCCAAG AAGGATGCAGCCCCCCCAGCTGAGTGCAAGCAGCAGTGA